Proteins encoded within one genomic window of Spirulina major PCC 6313:
- the dxs gene encoding 1-deoxy-D-xylulose-5-phosphate synthase: protein MHLSEVTHPNQLHGLSIRQLEEIARQIREKHLQTIAASGGHLGPGLGVVELTLALYQTLDLDQDKVLWDVGHQAYPHKLITGRYNDFHTLRQKDGVAGYLKRSESRFDHFGAGHASTSISAALGMAIARDLAGEDYKCVAIIGDGSLTGGMALEAINHAGHLPHTRLMVVLNDNEMSISPNVGAISRYLNKVRLSDPMQFLSTNLEEQLRHLPFVGDTITPDMERLKESMKRLTVPKVGAVIEELGFKYFGPVDGHNLEELIDTFHQAHKMPGPVLVHVSTTKGKGYAIAENDQVGYHAQSPFDLATGKAYPKKKPTPPSYSKVFAHTLTTLAANNPKIVGITAAMATGTGLDKLQQKLPKQYIDVGIAEQHAVTLAAGMACEGIRPVVAIYSTFLQRAYDQVIHDVCIQKLPVFFCIDRAGIVGADGPTHQGMYDIAYLRCLPNLVIMAPKDEAELQQMVVTGVNYTDGPIAMRYPRGNGIGVPLMEDGWEPLEIGKGEILRSGDDLLLLGYGSMVQTALQVAELLGEHGIGVTVINARFVKPLDRDLIAPLAQRIGKVATLEEGCLPGGFGSVVLEALQDHDIHVPVKRFGVPDILVDHATPNESKTDLGLTGSQIAEQLLVSFFKSKQPSSVA, encoded by the coding sequence ATGCACTTAAGCGAAGTCACTCACCCCAATCAGTTGCACGGCCTCTCCATCCGGCAACTGGAAGAAATTGCGCGGCAAATTCGGGAAAAGCATCTGCAAACGATCGCTGCTAGTGGTGGACATCTCGGCCCCGGTTTGGGCGTGGTGGAACTCACCCTCGCTCTGTACCAAACCTTGGATTTGGATCAGGATAAAGTCCTGTGGGACGTGGGACACCAAGCCTATCCCCACAAATTGATCACCGGACGTTATAACGACTTCCACACCCTGCGCCAAAAAGACGGCGTGGCGGGCTATCTCAAACGCTCCGAAAGTCGGTTTGATCACTTCGGGGCGGGCCATGCCTCCACGAGTATTTCCGCCGCATTGGGGATGGCGATCGCTCGCGATTTGGCCGGCGAAGATTATAAATGCGTCGCGATCATCGGCGACGGCTCCCTCACCGGTGGGATGGCCCTTGAAGCCATTAACCACGCCGGCCACCTGCCCCACACCCGCCTCATGGTTGTCCTCAACGACAACGAAATGTCCATTTCTCCCAACGTCGGCGCGATCTCCCGCTACCTCAACAAAGTGCGCCTCTCCGACCCGATGCAGTTCCTCTCCACCAACCTTGAGGAACAATTACGCCACCTGCCCTTTGTCGGCGACACCATTACCCCCGACATGGAACGCCTCAAAGAAAGCATGAAACGCCTCACCGTGCCCAAAGTCGGCGCTGTGATCGAGGAACTCGGCTTTAAATATTTCGGCCCCGTCGATGGCCACAACCTCGAAGAACTGATCGACACCTTCCACCAAGCCCACAAAATGCCGGGGCCCGTCCTCGTTCACGTCTCCACCACCAAGGGCAAAGGGTATGCGATCGCTGAAAACGATCAAGTCGGCTACCACGCCCAATCCCCCTTCGACCTCGCCACCGGCAAAGCCTACCCCAAGAAAAAACCCACCCCCCCCAGCTACTCCAAAGTCTTCGCCCACACCCTCACCACCCTCGCCGCCAATAACCCCAAAATCGTCGGCATCACCGCCGCCATGGCCACCGGCACCGGCCTCGACAAACTCCAGCAAAAACTACCCAAGCAATATATTGACGTGGGCATTGCTGAACAACACGCCGTTACCCTCGCCGCCGGGATGGCCTGCGAAGGCATCCGCCCCGTCGTCGCCATCTATTCCACCTTCCTCCAACGGGCCTACGACCAAGTCATCCACGATGTCTGCATTCAAAAACTCCCCGTCTTCTTCTGCATCGACCGAGCCGGTATCGTCGGTGCAGACGGCCCCACCCACCAAGGCATGTACGACATCGCCTACCTGCGCTGTCTGCCCAACCTCGTGATCATGGCCCCCAAAGACGAAGCCGAACTCCAGCAAATGGTCGTCACTGGCGTGAACTACACCGACGGCCCGATCGCCATGCGCTATCCTCGCGGCAATGGTATCGGCGTGCCGCTGATGGAAGACGGCTGGGAACCCCTCGAAATCGGCAAAGGGGAAATCCTCCGCAGTGGTGACGATCTCTTGCTCTTGGGCTACGGCTCCATGGTACAAACCGCCCTCCAAGTAGCGGAACTCCTCGGCGAACATGGCATCGGCGTGACGGTGATCAACGCCCGTTTCGTCAAACCCTTGGACAGGGACTTGATCGCCCCCTTAGCCCAACGCATCGGCAAAGTCGCCACCCTCGAAGAAGGCTGCTTACCTGGCGGCTTCGGCTCTGTGGTGCTCGAAGCCCTCCAAGACCACGATATTCACGTCCCCGTGAAACGTTTCGGTGTCCCCGATATCCTCGTCGATCACGCCACCCCCAATGAATCCAAAACCGACCTGGGCTTAACCGGTTCCCAAATCGCCGAGCAGCTCCTCGTCTCCTTCTTCAAGTCGAAGCAACCCTCGTCTGTGGCGTAG
- the purM gene encoding phosphoribosylformylglycinamidine cyclo-ligase has translation MDYQEAGVDVAAGRSFVEKIRQDVQSTQRPEVLGQLGGFAGCFQLPSGYREPVLVSGTDGVGTKLKIAHSVNQHHTVGIDLVAMCVNDILTTGAEPLFFLDYIATGKLEPEQLAEVVTGIAEGCRQSGCALLGGETAEMPGFYGAGEYDLAGFCVGVVEKADRLDGSQVQVGDVAIALPSNGIHSNGFSLVRKIIATQGYDWYDCPAGLGGASLLDTVLAPTQIYVTAIRTALAAGLAIHGMAHITGGGLPENLPRCLNPGQSIRVDRTAWTVPPVFQWLTQAGDVSEAAMFDTFNMGVGYGVIVPASEVDGAIAHFTAQGMAAIAIGEVIPGDGSLAWAA, from the coding sequence ATGGATTATCAAGAAGCCGGAGTTGATGTCGCCGCAGGTCGCTCCTTCGTTGAAAAAATTCGGCAAGATGTGCAAAGTACCCAACGGCCAGAAGTCCTAGGCCAATTGGGCGGATTTGCGGGTTGCTTTCAATTGCCCTCTGGCTATCGTGAGCCGGTTTTAGTGTCGGGAACGGACGGCGTGGGGACTAAACTCAAAATCGCCCACAGTGTCAATCAACATCACACGGTGGGGATTGACCTCGTTGCCATGTGTGTTAATGACATTCTGACGACGGGAGCGGAGCCGCTCTTTTTCCTCGACTACATCGCCACCGGCAAACTCGAACCGGAACAACTGGCTGAAGTGGTGACAGGCATTGCGGAAGGTTGTCGCCAAAGTGGCTGTGCGCTGTTGGGGGGCGAAACGGCGGAAATGCCGGGCTTTTATGGTGCAGGGGAATATGATTTAGCGGGGTTTTGTGTGGGGGTGGTGGAAAAGGCCGATCGCCTCGATGGGTCACAGGTGCAGGTGGGGGATGTGGCGATCGCACTCCCCAGCAACGGTATCCACAGTAACGGCTTCTCCCTGGTGCGCAAAATCATCGCCACCCAAGGCTACGACTGGTACGACTGCCCGGCGGGCCTCGGCGGTGCATCCCTCCTGGACACTGTCCTCGCTCCCACCCAAATCTATGTCACCGCGATCCGCACCGCCCTCGCTGCGGGCCTCGCTATCCACGGCATGGCCCACATTACCGGCGGCGGTCTGCCGGAAAATCTGCCGCGTTGCCTCAATCCGGGCCAATCGATCCGCGTCGATCGCACCGCCTGGACTGTGCCCCCCGTGTTCCAATGGCTCACCCAGGCCGGTGACGTGTCCGAGGCTGCGATGTTCGACACTTTTAATATGGGGGTGGGGTATGGGGTGATTGTGCCCGCTAGCGAGGTGGACGGGGCGATCGCTCATTTCACGGCCCAGGGAATGGCAGCGATCGCGATCGGGGAAGTGATTCCCGGTGATGGATCGCTGGCGTGGGCAGCGTGA
- a CDS encoding phosphoglycerate kinase encodes MAKKTVANLTDADVAGKRVLVRADFNVPKDDQGAITDDTRIRAALPTIQTLIDKGAKVLLSSHMGRPKGKVNEGMRLTAVAARLGELLGKEVKMCSDCIGDAVSSVVAGMGNGDVALLENVRFYAEEEANDPAFAEKLAANADLYVNDAFGTAHRAHASTEGVTKYLSPSVAGLLIEKELAYLQNAIDNPQRPLAAIIGGSKVSSKIGVIETLLDKCDTLLIGGGMVFTFYKARGLAVGKSLVEEDKLELAKELEAKAKEKGVNLLLPTDVVVADNFAPDAKSQTVSVEAIPDGWMGLDIGPDSVKTFQAALEECKCVIWNGPMGVFEFEAFAAGTEAIAHTLADLTPKGTITIIGGGDSVAAVEKVGVAEKMSHISTGGGASLELLEGKVLPGIAALDEA; translated from the coding sequence ATGGCTAAGAAAACGGTAGCAAATTTAACAGATGCAGACGTGGCCGGTAAGCGCGTGCTCGTCCGGGCTGACTTCAATGTGCCCAAAGATGATCAAGGCGCGATCACTGATGATACCCGGATTCGAGCTGCCCTGCCGACGATTCAAACTCTGATTGACAAAGGCGCGAAGGTGTTGCTCTCTAGCCACATGGGTCGTCCGAAGGGCAAGGTGAATGAAGGGATGCGCCTCACCGCTGTAGCCGCTCGCCTGGGTGAATTGCTCGGCAAAGAGGTGAAGATGTGCAGCGATTGCATCGGCGATGCGGTGTCTAGTGTGGTGGCAGGCATGGGCAATGGTGATGTGGCGCTCTTGGAAAATGTGCGTTTCTACGCCGAAGAAGAAGCTAATGACCCCGCCTTTGCGGAAAAATTAGCGGCTAACGCTGATTTATATGTCAATGATGCCTTTGGGACGGCACACCGTGCCCATGCTTCGACGGAAGGGGTGACGAAGTACCTCAGCCCCAGCGTTGCCGGGTTGTTGATTGAAAAAGAACTGGCTTATCTCCAAAATGCGATCGATAATCCCCAGCGTCCCCTCGCGGCGATCATCGGTGGCTCGAAGGTGTCGAGCAAAATCGGCGTGATCGAAACCCTGCTCGATAAGTGCGATACGCTCTTGATCGGCGGCGGCATGGTCTTCACGTTCTACAAGGCGCGGGGCTTGGCTGTGGGTAAGTCGTTAGTGGAAGAAGACAAGCTCGAATTGGCGAAGGAACTCGAAGCCAAGGCGAAGGAAAAAGGCGTGAATCTGTTGCTGCCCACGGATGTGGTGGTGGCGGATAATTTCGCCCCCGATGCGAAGTCCCAAACCGTGAGTGTGGAAGCAATTCCCGATGGTTGGATGGGTCTTGACATTGGCCCGGACTCGGTGAAGACGTTCCAAGCGGCCCTTGAGGAGTGCAAGTGTGTGATTTGGAATGGGCCGATGGGGGTGTTTGAGTTTGAGGCGTTTGCAGCCGGGACGGAAGCGATCGCCCACACCCTCGCTGACCTCACCCCCAAGGGCACGATCACAATCATCGGCGGCGGTGACTCCGTGGCAGCCGTGGAAAAAGTGGGCGTGGCTGAGAAAATGAGCCACATTTCCACCGGCGGCGGGGCGAGTCTCGAACTCCTCGAAGGCAAAGTCCTCCCCGGTATCGCAGCCCTCGACGAAGCCTAA
- a CDS encoding septal ring lytic transglycosylase RlpA family protein yields the protein MTKQLWSSVTATVLTTLIGTASAATAQSSLQTDAIAVETTASETTTVAIAPSPTEIYSHTMGTSPAVTLYVHNIPVLTFLGESEPETAASTFGFLTPDQVINGDLALSETDPLWRAAMVGDRINQLSPEAAAQLTLKWNQDQETYLVMLNDEAITSIDTEHILPDSTNNWDQDALQVTNRLRRLLGGASPLAMGNIVPRPRYRATVETNTSAQPTGQAQRGMASWYGPGFHGRRSASGERFNQNALTAAHRTLPFGTQVRVTNLNSGTSVVVRINDRGPFTRGRVIDLSKAAAGAIGMLGSGVAPVQIEVLR from the coding sequence ATGACTAAGCAACTTTGGAGTAGCGTCACCGCTACTGTACTAACCACTCTGATTGGCACAGCTAGCGCAGCAACGGCGCAAAGCTCTCTCCAAACCGATGCGATCGCTGTCGAAACCACAGCATCTGAAACCACCACAGTGGCGATCGCCCCCAGTCCCACCGAAATCTATTCCCACACGATGGGAACGTCACCCGCTGTGACGCTCTACGTTCACAACATTCCCGTGTTGACATTCCTCGGTGAGTCCGAGCCTGAAACCGCTGCATCTACCTTTGGCTTTCTCACCCCCGATCAAGTGATCAACGGCGATCTCGCCCTCTCAGAAACCGATCCCCTCTGGCGGGCTGCGATGGTGGGCGATCGCATTAACCAACTTTCCCCCGAAGCGGCTGCCCAATTGACGCTGAAATGGAATCAAGACCAAGAAACCTACCTCGTGATGTTGAATGACGAAGCCATCACGTCAATTGACACAGAGCATATTTTGCCTGACAGCACCAACAATTGGGATCAAGATGCTCTCCAAGTGACGAACCGTCTGCGGCGTTTATTGGGCGGTGCAAGCCCCCTCGCCATGGGCAATATTGTCCCCAGACCTCGCTACCGCGCCACCGTCGAAACCAACACATCAGCCCAACCCACCGGCCAAGCCCAACGGGGCATGGCATCCTGGTATGGCCCTGGTTTCCATGGTCGCCGCAGTGCCAGCGGTGAACGGTTTAACCAAAATGCCTTAACCGCTGCCCATCGCACCCTTCCCTTTGGGACTCAGGTGCGGGTTACCAACCTCAACAGCGGTACGTCCGTTGTGGTGCGCATCAACGATCGCGGGCCATTCACCCGTGGTCGTGTCATTGACCTTTCTAAGGCTGCGGCAGGGGCGATCGGGATGCTCGGTAGCGGCGTGGCTCCTGTTCAAATTGAGGTGTTGCGCTAA
- a CDS encoding universal stress protein, giving the protein MFKTILFPIDQSRETRHAVETVANLVKTYESRLILLSVVEPPDAEAEAPSEVMTSHETVAKLLAGAKTLFTEQGIDAETVEREGKVSFTICDVADDMTADLIIMGCRGAGLTDEGASESVTNRVINLSPCPVLIVP; this is encoded by the coding sequence ATGTTTAAAACCATCCTCTTTCCCATCGATCAAAGTCGAGAAACCCGCCACGCGGTCGAGACTGTAGCGAATCTCGTCAAAACCTACGAGAGCCGTTTAATCTTGCTCTCGGTGGTGGAACCCCCTGACGCGGAAGCCGAAGCCCCCAGCGAAGTGATGACCTCCCATGAGACCGTGGCGAAACTCCTGGCGGGGGCAAAAACCCTCTTCACGGAGCAGGGCATTGACGCGGAAACCGTCGAACGGGAGGGCAAAGTCTCCTTCACGATCTGCGATGTGGCTGATGATATGACGGCTGATTTAATCATCATGGGCTGTCGCGGCGCGGGACTCACCGACGAGGGAGCCTCCGAAAGCGTCACCAACCGCGTCATTAATCTCTCGCCTTGTCCGGTGTTGATCGTGCCTTAA